A DNA window from Bdellovibrio sp. BCCA contains the following coding sequences:
- a CDS encoding ABC transporter ATP-binding protein: MSENFMHEDLVKTKITYPVLFKRLWPYARREKLLLFSAIFAVAGGAIVARLIPALIGYAIDHGVKEKDYSVFTKVAYAYLILEIFRSCFSFANVFLFQLFGNRMLFHLREDLMAHVQRLPLQFFNKTPTGRIVTRLTNDVMSLGELFTDGVISVFTHFVIIMSVVVALALISWKLTLVSLVLAPFFIGASFYLSNRIRDILREQKKKLSLINAFLAENLNGIKVVQLYNRVFRNREKFGVLSVDYRDTNMRSIRAYALMQPIMNLFNATTITAALYFGGLLSAQNSIAIGALVAFLMNIQDFIPPLREILEKYQQFQNSLTSAERIFTLMDEPQEYELENLQTPEVVKGDIEIRNLNFQYESNLPFVLKNISLQIKAGESIALVGRTGSGKSTFISLLQRFYDAPEKSIFIDGLALERIPRTEIRHHVGVVQQDNFIFRGTIRDNIGLGDSRITEEQILKACEKTGYMSLLKRTGRDLLSTVEERGSNLSVGERQLIAFARILAFNPDILILDEATANIDSESEHIIQEATKEITKGRTSIIIAHRLSTIQQCDRIVVLDHGEVAEVGSHEELMKAQGLYYQFASLGLKSTLMDASAAGTAEP, from the coding sequence ATGAGTGAAAATTTCATGCATGAAGACCTGGTGAAAACCAAGATCACCTACCCGGTTCTTTTTAAACGCCTGTGGCCTTATGCTCGCCGCGAAAAGTTATTACTTTTTTCTGCGATCTTTGCTGTCGCTGGTGGCGCTATTGTGGCGCGTTTGATTCCTGCTTTGATTGGATATGCGATTGATCACGGCGTGAAGGAAAAAGACTATAGCGTTTTCACGAAAGTCGCTTACGCTTATTTGATTTTAGAAATCTTCCGTTCTTGCTTTTCTTTTGCGAACGTTTTTCTATTCCAACTTTTCGGGAATAGAATGCTTTTTCATTTGCGCGAAGATTTAATGGCTCATGTGCAAAGACTGCCTTTGCAGTTTTTCAATAAAACGCCGACAGGTCGAATCGTGACTCGTTTGACGAACGACGTGATGTCTTTAGGCGAGCTTTTCACTGATGGCGTGATTTCGGTCTTCACGCATTTTGTGATTATCATGTCTGTTGTCGTGGCTTTGGCTTTGATTTCTTGGAAACTGACTCTTGTGAGCTTGGTTTTAGCGCCATTTTTTATTGGTGCTTCGTTTTATTTAAGCAATCGCATCCGCGATATCTTAAGAGAACAGAAAAAGAAATTATCGTTGATCAATGCATTTTTGGCCGAAAACTTGAACGGCATCAAGGTCGTTCAGCTTTACAACCGCGTTTTCCGCAACCGTGAAAAGTTTGGCGTTCTTTCCGTTGATTACCGCGATACAAATATGCGCTCCATCCGTGCCTATGCGCTGATGCAGCCGATTATGAATCTTTTTAATGCGACGACAATCACAGCGGCTTTATACTTTGGCGGACTGTTGAGTGCGCAGAACTCCATTGCGATTGGTGCTTTGGTGGCATTCTTGATGAACATTCAAGACTTCATCCCGCCTCTTCGTGAAATTTTGGAGAAATATCAGCAATTCCAAAACTCCTTAACGAGTGCCGAGCGTATTTTCACTTTGATGGATGAACCGCAAGAGTATGAACTGGAAAATCTGCAAACACCTGAGGTTGTTAAGGGTGACATTGAAATTCGCAATTTGAATTTCCAGTACGAAAGCAATTTGCCTTTTGTGCTAAAAAATATTTCTCTGCAAATCAAGGCCGGAGAATCCATCGCATTAGTAGGAAGAACTGGCAGTGGAAAATCGACGTTCATTTCATTGCTGCAAAGATTTTACGATGCGCCAGAGAAAAGTATTTTTATCGACGGCTTGGCTTTAGAAAGAATTCCTCGCACAGAGATCCGTCACCATGTCGGCGTCGTTCAGCAGGATAATTTTATCTTCCGTGGAACGATTCGCGATAATATCGGACTAGGTGATTCACGTATCACTGAAGAACAGATTCTGAAGGCTTGTGAAAAAACAGGCTATATGAGCCTTCTAAAGCGCACAGGTCGGGATCTTTTAAGTACAGTGGAAGAACGCGGTTCCAACTTGTCTGTCGGCGAAAGACAGCTGATCGCATTTGCGCGCATCTTAGCTTTCAATCCGGATATTTTGATTCTGGATGAAGCGACAGCAAATATCGACTCTGAAAGTGAGCACATCATTCAAGAGGCGACGAAGGAAATCACCAAGGGTCGCACAAGCATTATCATTGCTCACCGTCTTTCGACGATTCAGCAATGTGACCGCATTGTCGTTTTAGATCACGGAGAAGTTGCGGAAGTGGGCTCTCACGAAGAACTTATGAAAGCCCAAGGCCTTTATTATCAGTTTGCGTCTTTAGGTTTGAAGTCCACTTTGATGGATGCATCTGCTGCCGGAACTGCGGAGCCGTAG
- a CDS encoding GYF domain-containing protein, which yields MAKQYYLSNNGTHIGPYTHETVLKKIEAQEHQWTDYVYDENVGEWMMLLEHPEFAQKLAQKPSVRPSATPLPKAGFANALKDKEWFILKEGNNYGPFCQLELIQMLQEKTLFEYDYIWHAKLPAWKRVAEVEEFSSDKIRGMKDSKDVDVAEIFFRRRHARASYGASLIVHNNKTVFRGQALEISAGGAGVLIDTPNLQPGQSLFLHFQPGDGVPPFNAVCQIVSKQFVKDASNATTAEPVKYGVKFTTLSQSARESIKNFTTKAA from the coding sequence ATGGCAAAACAGTATTATCTTTCTAACAATGGGACTCATATCGGACCGTACACGCATGAGACAGTCTTAAAAAAGATCGAGGCCCAGGAACATCAATGGACTGATTACGTTTACGATGAAAACGTAGGTGAATGGATGATGCTACTTGAACACCCTGAGTTTGCGCAGAAACTAGCTCAGAAGCCGTCGGTTCGTCCAAGTGCGACACCTCTTCCAAAAGCGGGGTTTGCAAACGCTCTTAAGGACAAAGAGTGGTTTATTCTCAAAGAGGGAAATAACTACGGACCTTTCTGCCAGTTGGAGTTGATCCAAATGCTGCAGGAAAAAACTTTGTTTGAATACGATTACATCTGGCACGCAAAACTTCCTGCATGGAAACGTGTGGCTGAAGTAGAAGAGTTCTCTTCAGATAAAATCCGCGGAATGAAAGATTCCAAAGATGTCGACGTGGCAGAAATTTTCTTCCGTCGTCGTCATGCACGCGCTTCTTACGGTGCTTCTTTGATTGTGCATAACAATAAAACTGTATTCCGGGGTCAAGCTTTGGAAATCAGTGCCGGGGGAGCTGGTGTCTTGATTGATACTCCAAATTTACAGCCAGGCCAGTCTTTGTTCTTACATTTCCAACCCGGAGACGGCGTTCCTCCATTCAATGCGGTTTGCCAGATCGTGAGTAAGCAATTCGTGAAAGATGCTTCCAATGCAACAACAGCAGAGCCCGTAAAATACGGCGTGAAATTCACGACTCTGAGTCAATCGGCGCGTGAGTCGATTAAAAACTTCACGACTAAAGCGGCATAA
- a CDS encoding chemotaxis protein CheX, with protein MKLRKNILIVDNNCELEQSVKEPLLKQLENSGVSPIVVRAKDGAEAAIKSENQKFDMVIIDTEVPRLMDGGFVYGIHTYKNTQDAEVIVISQKDPSDLPESLRSSKFFKKPVTPEELINAMITVLNVQHHGQAKDANTAAAATKYAVDVRVINAVIKATTNVLEQFGVTSVKMEKAGPKSPQECLMGEVSSVIDIKSQSFQGYLSISFDKGSFLEVVSTMLMEEQTELTKDNQDAVGEINNIIFGNAKSEITSYGVQMTVPRVLLGSDQVVPCATGSAGMMIPFSTSKGKFYLTVVALPIAKAT; from the coding sequence ATGAAACTTAGAAAAAACATCCTCATTGTTGATAATAACTGTGAACTGGAGCAATCGGTGAAAGAGCCTTTGCTTAAGCAGCTTGAGAACTCCGGCGTGTCTCCTATCGTGGTGCGCGCAAAAGACGGAGCGGAAGCTGCGATTAAGTCGGAAAATCAAAAATTTGATATGGTTATCATCGACACCGAAGTCCCTCGTTTGATGGATGGCGGTTTTGTTTACGGCATTCATACTTATAAGAATACTCAGGACGCTGAAGTCATCGTGATCTCGCAAAAAGATCCCTCTGATCTTCCTGAATCTTTGCGCAGTTCTAAATTCTTTAAAAAGCCAGTCACTCCCGAAGAATTGATCAATGCCATGATCACGGTGCTAAATGTGCAACATCATGGACAAGCTAAAGACGCAAACACAGCAGCGGCGGCTACGAAATATGCCGTCGATGTGCGCGTGATCAATGCTGTGATCAAAGCGACAACCAATGTGCTTGAACAATTTGGTGTGACATCTGTGAAAATGGAAAAAGCCGGCCCAAAATCTCCGCAAGAGTGTTTAATGGGCGAAGTGTCTTCTGTGATTGATATTAAAAGTCAGTCCTTCCAGGGTTACTTGAGCATTTCTTTTGATAAGGGAAGTTTTTTGGAAGTTGTTTCCACGATGTTGATGGAAGAACAAACAGAACTTACTAAAGACAATCAAGATGCTGTGGGCGAAATCAATAATATTATTTTTGGTAACGCCAAATCTGAAATCACAAGCTACGGCGTTCAGATGACAGTTCCTCGCGTGCTTTTAGGATCAGATCAAGTCGTGCCTTGCGCGACGGGCTCCGCCGGAATGATGATTCCTTTTTCTACAAGCAAAGGGAAATTTTATTTGACGGTGGTTGCGCTGCCGATTGCGAAAGCGACGTAG